The proteins below come from a single Zea mays cultivar B73 chromosome 8, Zm-B73-REFERENCE-NAM-5.0, whole genome shotgun sequence genomic window:
- the LOC103635232 gene encoding putative respiratory burst oxidase homolog protein H: MASSSGYADGGTGGLGDGDPPVPSMRKQPSRIASGMRRLASKVSAAVPEMRGLKRTQSGAQSGLRGLRFLDKTSAGKDGWKTVEKRFDEMSTDGRLQRENFAKCIGMADSKEFASEVFVALARRRHINPDDGVTKEQLKEFWEEMTDQNFDSRLRIFFDMCDKNGDGKLTEDEVKEVIVLSASANKLAKLKKHAATYASLIMEELDPDHRGYIEIWQLETLLRGMVTASGPTNMGASASLARTMVPSSHRTPLQRRMNKAVDLVHENWKRIWVLSLWGVLNMALFVFKFTQYRRRAVFEVMGYCVCIAKGAAETLKLNMALILLPVCRNTLTRLRSTALSKVVPFDDNINFHKVIALAIAIGSATHTLAHVLCDFPRLVACPKDKFMEKLGPFFNYAQPTWATLLSSIPGWTGILLILIMSFSFTLATHSFRRSVVKLPSPLHHLAGFNAFWYAHHLLVIAYVLLVMHSYFIFLTKQWYKRTTWMYLAVPVVFYASERSIRRIREKSYRVSIIKAAIYPGNVLSLYMKKPTSFKYKSGMYMFVKCPDVSPFEWHPFSITSAPGDDYLSVHIRTLGDWTSELRNLFGKACEAEVTSKKATLARLETTVVAHGLAEDTRFPKVFIDGPYGAPAQNYRKYDILLLIGLGIGATPFISILKDLLNNIKSNEEMQSMHDTELGCSFKTNGPGRAYFYWVTREQGSFEWFKGVMNDVAESDHDDVIEMHNYLTSVYEEGDARSALIAMVQSLQHAKDGVDIVSGSKIRTHFARPNWRKVFSDLANAHKNSRIGVFYCGSPTLTKTLRDLSIEFSSTTTTRFHFHKENF; this comes from the exons ATGGCATCGTCGTCGGGGTACGCGGATGGCGGCACCGGAGGTCTAGGCGACGGAGACCCCCCGGTGCCGTCGATGAGGAAGCAACCCTCGCGGATCGCGTCAGGGATGCGTCGGCTAGCATCCAAGGTGTCTGCGGCGGTGCCCGAGATGCGGGGCCTCAAGCGTACACAGTCCGGTGCCCAGTCAGGCTTGCGCGGGCTGCGTTTCCTGGACAAGACGTCTGCCGGCAAGGATGGCTGGAAGACCGTCGAGAAGCGGTTCGACGAGATGAGCACGGACGGCCGGCTGCAGAGAGAGAACTTCGCCAAGTGCATCG GTATGGCTGATTCGAAGGAGTTTGCAAGCGAGGTATTCGTGGCATTGGCTAGGAGAAGACACATCAATCCGGACGACGGCGTAACAAAGGAACAACTGAAGGAGTTTTGGGAGGAGATGACAGATCAGAACTTCGATTCCCGGCTACGCATTTTCTTCGACAT GTGCGACAAGAACGGTGATGGTAAGCTGACAGAGGATGAGGTCAAGGAG GTCATCGTGCTAAGTGCCTCGGCAAACAAGCTTGCGAAACTGAAGAAACATGCTGCAACCTACGCCTCTCTGATCATGGAAGAGCTGGACCCTGATCACCGCGGCTACATCGAG ATTTGGCAGCTGGAGACCCTGCTACGCGGGATGGTGACCGCCTCAGGGCCGACGAACATGGGGGCGTCAGCATCTCTGGCGAGGACGATGGTGCCTTCCAGCCACCGGACCCCGCTGCAGCGGCGCATGAACAAGGCCGTGGACTTGGTCCATGAGAACTGGAAGAGGATATGGGTGCTCTCCCTCTGGGGCGTCCTCAACATGGCCCTCTTCGTATTCAAGTTCACCCAGTACCGGAGGCGCGCGGTGTTCGAGGTGATGGGCTACTGCGTATGCATAGCCAAGGGCgcggccgagaccctcaagctcaacATGGCGCTCATACTGCTGCCGGTGTGCCGGAACACGCTGACGAGGCTGCGGTCCACGGCGCTCAGCAAGGTGGTGCCGTTCGACGACAACATAAACTTCCACAAG GTCATCGCTCTTGCAATTGCCATCGGATCTGCAACCCATACGCTTGCACACGTCCTCTGCGACTTCCCCAGGCTGGTGGCGTGCCCCAAGGACAAGTTCATGGAGAAGCTGGGGCCCTTCTTCAACTACGCTCAACCGACCTGGGCGACCCTGCTGTCGAGCATCCCGGGGTGGACCGggatcctcctcatcctcataatGTCCTTCTCCTTCACGCTGGCGACGCACTCGTTCCGGAGGAGCGTCGTGAAGCTGCCGTCGCCGCTGCACCACCTGGCAGGCTTCAACGCCTTCTGGTACGCCCACCACCTGCTGGTGATCGCGTATGTGCTCCTGGTCATGCACTCCTACTTCATATTCCTCACCAAGCAGTGGTACAAGAGAACG ACATGGATGTACTTGGCAGTCCCTGTCGTGTTCTATGCCTCTGAGAGAAGCATCAGAAGAATTCGTGAGAAAAGCTACCGCGTGAGCATCATAAAGGCAGCAATTTACCCGGGAAACGTGCTGTCACTCTACATGAAGAAGCCAACAAGCTTCAAGTACAAAAGTGGGATGTACATGTTTGTAAAATGCCCAGACGTTTCACCTTTCGAATG GCACCCCTTCTCCATCACTTCGGCTCCGGGAGATGACTACTTGAGCGTTCATATCCGTACGCTAGGCGACTGGACATCAGAACTCAGGAATCTGTTTGGGAAGGCTTGTGAAGCAGAAGTTACTTCTAAGAAGGCTACACTAGCAAGACTTGAAACAACTGTTGTGGCACATGGTCTGGCAGAGGACACTAG GTTTCCTAAGGTCTTCATAGATGGTCCCTACGGCGCACCGGCTCAAAACTACCGCAAATACGACATCCTTCTGCTTATTGGGCTCGGCATTGGTGCGACTCCTTTCATCAGCATACTCAAGGATCTCCTAAACAACATAAAGTCCAACGAG GAGATGCAGAGCATGCATGACACCGAGTTGGGTTGCAGTTTCAAGACCAACGGGCCAGGAAGAGCCTACTTCTACTGGGTTACCAGAGAGCAAGGCTCCTTCGAGTGGTTCAAAGGTGTTATGAACGACGTTGCCGAGAGTGATCACGAC GATGTAATAGAGATGCACAACTACCTGACCAGCGTGTACGAGGAAGGCGACGCGAGGTCGGCCCTGATTGCCATGGTCCAGTCACTTCAACATGCCAAGGACGGCGTGGATATCGTGTCAGGCAGCAAG ATTCGAACGCATTTTGCAAGGCCAAACTGGAGAAAAGTGTTCTCTGATCTGGCTAATGCCCACAAGAACTCACGCATAG GCGTTTTCTACTGTGGATCTCCAACACTTACCAAGACCCTGAGAGATCTTTCGATAGAATTCAGCAGTACCACGACGACCCGGTTCCATTTCCACAAAGAGAACTTCTAA